The genomic window AGGGCATTGGCGAAGAGGCCGTCCTCGACGAAGCTCCCCTCGTCCACCAGCCGTCGGATGCGCTCCCGGGCGAAGAGCTTGCCTGCTTCGGCGTTCTTCTCGTGAGCCTTGGGCGAGCCGCCTTTCTTGACGCGATCAACTTCCGAATGAAAGTGCTCCAGCTGCATGGGGACCTCGGATGGATCCTTCAGCATATGCGATCCTGGATGGATGCTGGACGGGGATGGATCGAAGCGGCCCGGGTTCCTGACGGTGCCCTTTCTCATCGTCTGTTCGTTCTACTTCCTGGTCTTCGCGGCCGGCTACCAACTCTTCCCCGTGGTGCCGTTGCGCTTGCGGGACCTGGGCGCGAGCCTGGCGGAAAGCGGGCGATTCCAGACGGCCTTCATGCTGGGCTCGGGCTTCGGCGCGCTGTTCACGGGGCCCCTGGGCGACCGCCTGGGGCCCCGCCGCGTGCTCCGGGTGGCTTCCCTCGCGGTGGTCGGCATCCTGGTGGTCTACGCGCTGCTGAGGGTGCGTTGGGTGTTCTACCTGTTGGCGCCGGTGCACGGCCTGTTGTGGTCGGCCTTGCGCACCGCCTCCATCTCCAAGGTGGGGGGCATCCTCCCCCTGGAGCATCGGGCGCAGGGGCTTTCGATCTTCGGCCTCACGGGGCCAGGCGGCGTGGCGGTGGGCCCCCTCGTGGGCCTCTGGCTGATGCCCCACCTGGGGTTCACCTGGATGATGGTTCTGCTCGCAGGCGTCTTCGCGCTGCTGCATTCGCTGATCGGTGTCCTGCCCCGCGAGACCCCCCGGGAAATCGCCGGAACGGTGTTCCAGTGGCCGGATCGGTCGGTGTGGGGGCCCGTGGCCGTCATGGGTCTGGTGGGCCTCAGCTTCGGCCCGATGACGCCCTACAGCGCCCAGGAGGCCAAGGCCCTGGGCCTGGCCTGGCCTTCCGCCTTCCTGACCTGCTTCGCCCTGGGGATGATGGCCATGCGCGGCCTGCTCGCCCTCACCGGCATGGGACGGCGACCCGTGGCCCTGATGCCGGGCATGGCCGCCCTGACGGCCGTGGGCTACGGGATGCTGGCCTTCCTGCCGGGGGGGCTCGTCCGCCATCTTTCCGCGGGCCTCGTCTACGGCGCCGGCTACGGGATGGTCCACACCCTGATGCTGACCCACCTGCTGGAGACCACGGCGCCCCAGCGGCGCGGATCGGCCGCAGGGGCCTTCTTCTTCGCCTTCGACGCCGCCACCGCCTTGGGTGCGCTCGGCCTGGGCTGGGTCATGCAGCACGGGGGGTTCCGCTGGGGCTGGGCCATCGGGGCCGGCCTGATGACCCTGGCCATTCCCGTGGCCCAACGCGTCGTGGGGAAGCGGCCGGCCGTGACACCCGAGGCGGAGCTCCCTGCCATTCTGGGATCATGAAGGCTCTTTCCAATCCCCGCCCCAGCCTCGTCACCCGGCAATTCGCCCTGGTGTGGGCGCTGACCTTCGTCACCTTCTTCGCCGCGTTCCAGCTCTTCCCCACGGTGCCCCTGCGCCTGAGGGATCTCGGGGCGAGCCTGGCGGAAAGCGGCCGCTTCATGAGCCTCTTCACCCTGGGCAGCGCCCTGGGCGCGTTGTTCACGGGCCCGCTCGGGGATCGGGTGGGGCACCGCCGACTGGTGATCAGCTCGGCGATGCTCTACGCGGCCTTCCTCGCGGCCTACGCTGTGATGCCCACCCGCTGGGGCTTCTACCTGCTCGCCTTCCCCCACGGCATCGTGTGGTCCGGCCTGCTGACAGCCACCATGGCCTCTCTGGCCCATGTGCTGCCCGCCGACCGCCATGCGGATGGCCTCAGTCTCTATGGCTTGGCCAGTCCCGGCGGCGTCATCGTCGGTCCTCTGCTGGGCCTGTGGATTCAGCAGCGCTGGGGCTTTGCGCCCATCGGGTGGTATCTGGCGGTCCTCTTCCTCCTGCTGGGGGCCCTGGGCACCACCCTCCCGAAGGATCATCCGCACGGCCGCGCCGAGGGCTTCAAGTGGCCCGATGCCTCCGTGCTGATCCCCAGCCTCGTCCTCTTCTGCGTGGCCCTGGGTTATGGCGCGCTGGGCACTTACACGGC from Geothrix sp. includes these protein-coding regions:
- a CDS encoding MFS transporter, producing the protein MLDGDGSKRPGFLTVPFLIVCSFYFLVFAAGYQLFPVVPLRLRDLGASLAESGRFQTAFMLGSGFGALFTGPLGDRLGPRRVLRVASLAVVGILVVYALLRVRWVFYLLAPVHGLLWSALRTASISKVGGILPLEHRAQGLSIFGLTGPGGVAVGPLVGLWLMPHLGFTWMMVLLAGVFALLHSLIGVLPRETPREIAGTVFQWPDRSVWGPVAVMGLVGLSFGPMTPYSAQEAKALGLAWPSAFLTCFALGMMAMRGLLALTGMGRRPVALMPGMAALTAVGYGMLAFLPGGLVRHLSAGLVYGAGYGMVHTLMLTHLLETTAPQRRGSAAGAFFFAFDAATALGALGLGWVMQHGGFRWGWAIGAGLMTLAIPVAQRVVGKRPAVTPEAELPAILGS
- a CDS encoding MFS transporter — protein: MKALSNPRPSLVTRQFALVWALTFVTFFAAFQLFPTVPLRLRDLGASLAESGRFMSLFTLGSALGALFTGPLGDRVGHRRLVISSAMLYAAFLAAYAVMPTRWGFYLLAFPHGIVWSGLLTATMASLAHVLPADRHADGLSLYGLASPGGVIVGPLLGLWIQQRWGFAPIGWYLAVLFLLLGALGTTLPKDHPHGRAEGFKWPDASVLIPSLVLFCVALGYGALGTYTAQEALALGMPVPSAFLSFMAVGMVLMRLAMLRRGFGKRPIRKLPAMLLGAFAGMALLAALPGGTVRHVLSALLYGAGYSMMHTLINAKLMASADPKRRGSAFGVLLFAFDAGIGLGSFSLGWAIGAYGYRAGWALGALAILVSLPLALKLSRD